A section of the Solea solea chromosome 17, fSolSol10.1, whole genome shotgun sequence genome encodes:
- the insm1a gene encoding insulinoma-associated protein 1a: protein MPRGFLVKRNKKTNPVSYRVRSDEEDAEQTVTDASTSSSSSSLSAPLPCVPVRAQTPTPSCGAAATAPEQGLRPVQFGNPEVVYQALYSPTRPVSRDHERSYFDRRFNLGSPVSAESFPTPAALTGLDHLFAPVDLKIGSSNSSRTGTGAAAPTVTHHSAGTKRQSGDAERKHKPAAKKTKAIRKLHFEDDVTTSPVLGLKIKEALVEQSSPGPQSSGGDNNPLQGGFVCQLCREAYVDPFALAQHKCSRIIRVEYRCPECDKVFSCPANLASHRRWHKPKQQSGAESDKAAAAAAAAATAAGKSAQEEAKESSDRDTPSPGPSESGSEEGLYECHHCAKKFKRQAYLRKHLTSQHGSAKPAAHEEDEDEDVDAAPLNLSASTCHVCPVCGENFTSRGSQERHVRLLHSSQVFTCKYCPALFYSSPGLTRHINKCHPSENRQVILLQMPLRPAC from the coding sequence ATGCCCAGAGGATTCCTGGTCAAAAGGAACAAGAAAACCAACCCGGTCTCTTACCGGGTCCGGTCTGATGAGGAGGACGCGGAGCAGACAGTAACGGACGCGtccacttcatcctcctcctcctctctctccgcGCCTCTCCCGTGCGTCCCGGTGCGCGCACAGACGCCGACGCCCTCCTGTGGGGCAGCGGCAACGGCCCCGGAGCAGGGGCTCAGACCGGTTCAGTTCGGAAACCCGGAGGTGGTCTACCAGGCGCTGTACAGCCCCACGCGCCCCGTCAGCCGCGACCACGAACGCTCCTACTTCGACAGACGCTTCAACCTCGGCTCTCCGGTTTCCGCGGAGTCGTTCCCCACACCGGCGGCGCTCACCGGCCTGGATCACCTGTTCGCCCCGGTGGACCTGAAGATTGGCTCCAGCAACAGCAGCCGCACCGGCACCGGCGCCGCGGCACCCACCGTGACGCACCACAGCGCCGGCACCAAGCGGCAGAGCGGCGACGCGGAGCGCAAACACAAACCCGCGGCAAAGAAAACCAAAGCGATCCGCAAACTGCACTTCGAGGATGACGTCACCACGTCCCCGGTTCTCGGGCTGAAGATTAAAGAGGCGCTGGTGGAGCAGAGCAGCCCGGGACCGCAGAGCAGCGGCGGGGACAACAACCCGCTGCAGGGCGGCTTCGTGTGCCAGCTGTGCCGCGAGGCGTACGTGGACCCGTTCGCTCTGGCGCAGCACAAGTGCTCCAGGATCATCCGGGTCGAGTACCGGTGTCCCGAGTGCGACAAGGTGTTCAGCTGTCCCGCGAACCTCGCCTCACACCGGCGGTGGCACAAACCGAAGCAGCAGAGCGGAGCCGAGAGCGACAAAGcggcagccgccgccgccgccgccgccaccgcggCAGGAAAGAGCGCGCAGGAGGAGGCGAAGGAGTCGAGTGACAGGGACACACCCAGTCCCGGACCGTCCGAGTCCGGATCAGAGGAAGGTTTGTACGAGTGTCATCACTGCGCGAAGAAGTTTAAGCGTCAGGCGTACCTGCGGAAACACCTGACGTCACAGCACGGCTCCGCGAAACCCGCCGCGCACGAGGAAGACGAAGACGAGGACGTGGACGCGGCGCCGCTCAACCTGAGCGCCTCCACCTGTCACGTGTGTCCGGTGTGCGGGGAGAACTTCACCAGCAGGGGGAGTCAGGAGCGACACGTCCGCCTGCTGCACTCCTCACAGGTGTTTACGTGCAAGTACTGCCCCGCCCTCTTCTACAGCTCACCAGGACTCACGAGACACATCAACAAGTGCCACCCGTCTGAGAACCGGCAGGTGATCCTGCTGCAGATGCCACTGCGTCCTGCATGCTGA